A region of Frederiksenia canicola DNA encodes the following proteins:
- the lpxM gene encoding lauroyl-Kdo(2)-lipid IV(A) myristoyltransferase (LpxM is lauroyl-Kdo(2)-lipid IV(A) myristoyltransferase, an enzyme characterized in Escherichia coli and involved in biosynthesis of the form of lipid A found in that species and some closely related species.) — protein sequence MERETAQVGYQHQFSKAFLHPKYWGVWLGVFALCILAYVPYRLRDKLAAGIGKIVFRYLKSNRKKQYHRADVNLRYCFPEWSADKRAEVIENMFITVSQTMLSIGETAIRPISHLQKRSEFYGLDYVKQARSHGKNVILLVPHTWSIDASGVVMHTLGMPMTSMYNPHRNPLVDWLWNWTRERFGGKMHARQNGIKPFLADVRKGELGYFLPDEDYGEELSVYVDFFATEKATLPGLNRMAKVANAEVIPMFPIYNAEKGVYQIEILPPMEFNGSPEQSAREMNKVIEYFVTKHPEQYVWILRLLKTRKNGEDIYQ from the coding sequence ATGGAACGAGAAACCGCTCAAGTTGGCTATCAACATCAATTTTCCAAAGCCTTTTTACACCCGAAGTATTGGGGCGTATGGCTAGGGGTTTTCGCCCTTTGTATTTTGGCGTATGTTCCTTACCGCTTGCGAGACAAATTAGCAGCTGGTATTGGTAAAATCGTATTTCGTTATTTGAAATCTAACCGTAAAAAACAGTATCACCGTGCCGATGTTAATTTACGTTATTGCTTTCCTGAATGGTCAGCAGATAAGCGGGCGGAAGTCATCGAAAACATGTTTATCACTGTATCACAAACCATGTTATCTATCGGCGAAACGGCTATTCGTCCCATTTCACACTTGCAAAAACGCAGCGAGTTTTATGGCTTAGATTATGTAAAACAGGCACGATCTCACGGTAAAAATGTGATTTTGCTTGTGCCGCACACGTGGTCTATTGATGCCTCTGGCGTCGTGATGCATACGCTTGGAATGCCGATGACCTCAATGTATAACCCGCACCGCAATCCGTTGGTCGATTGGCTGTGGAACTGGACACGTGAACGTTTCGGCGGAAAAATGCACGCCCGTCAAAATGGGATCAAACCGTTTTTGGCCGATGTCCGCAAAGGCGAACTTGGTTATTTCTTGCCTGATGAAGATTACGGCGAAGAATTAAGTGTTTATGTCGATTTCTTTGCAACCGAAAAAGCCACGCTCCCAGGGCTAAATCGTATGGCAAAAGTGGCGAATGCAGAAGTGATCCCGATGTTCCCGATCTACAACGCAGAAAAAGGCGTGTATCAAATTGAAATCCTACCGCCAATGGAGTTTAACGGTTCGCCAGAGCAATCCGCAAGGGAAATGAATAAAGTGATTGAGTATTTCGTCACCAAACACCCAGAACAATATGTCTGGATTTTACGTTTACTCAAAACCCGCAAAAACGGGGAAGATATTTACCAATAA
- the rsxG gene encoding electron transport complex subunit RsxG: protein MKTSVITTRYALILGTVALLCTALSTAVFWLTQARIDAVTAEQQRKLLLEVVPQRYFDNDLLATCKVLDMPKQQFLNKIFVAKKQGNLTAYAIQTTAPDGYSGDIVLLIGIQPDGTVLGVRTLAHKETPGLGDKIDTRVSDWITRFNGKKFSLESELQWAVKKDGGQFDQFTGATITPRAVVNMVRNSAKWVVSELNTKPEMLEKFIQCQ, encoded by the coding sequence ATGAAAACATCAGTTATTACAACTCGCTATGCGTTGATTTTAGGGACAGTTGCTCTGCTTTGCACAGCGCTTTCCACGGCGGTGTTTTGGCTAACCCAAGCCCGCATTGATGCCGTTACTGCTGAACAGCAACGTAAATTGCTGTTAGAAGTTGTGCCACAACGCTATTTTGATAATGATTTGCTGGCAACTTGCAAAGTGTTGGATATGCCAAAGCAGCAATTCCTCAACAAAATTTTTGTTGCAAAAAAACAGGGAAATCTGACCGCTTACGCCATTCAAACTACCGCGCCAGACGGCTATTCGGGTGATATTGTATTGCTAATCGGGATTCAACCCGATGGTACGGTGCTTGGCGTACGAACGCTAGCACACAAAGAAACCCCAGGGCTTGGTGATAAAATCGATACTCGAGTTTCTGACTGGATTACCCGTTTCAACGGTAAAAAATTCAGTCTAGAAAGCGAACTGCAATGGGCAGTCAAAAAAGACGGTGGACAATTCGACCAATTCACGGGTGCTACCATTACCCCAAGAGCCGTGGTAAATATGGTACGAAACAGCGCCAAGTGGGTTGTGAGTGAATTAAATACCAAACCTGAAATGCTTGAGAAATTTATACAATGTCAGTAG
- a CDS encoding electron transport complex subunit E, whose product MSVENQIPIQQVDVQLQPPSMWKTLFTQGIWSNNGALVQLLGLCPLLAVSNNVTNALGLGLATLLVLVMTNTVVSLFRKWIPHDIRIPIYVMIIATAVTTIQLLMNAFAYPVYQSLGIFIPLIVTNCIVIGRAEAFASKNGVLHSAFDGFAMGLGMLLSLVLLGTLREVIGNGTLFDGLDLLLGDWAKGAKIDLLHLDSGLLLAILPPGAFIGLGFILAVKNLIDHRKKRK is encoded by the coding sequence ATGTCAGTAGAAAACCAAATTCCTATTCAACAAGTTGATGTGCAACTGCAACCCCCATCAATGTGGAAAACGTTATTTACCCAAGGCATTTGGTCAAACAATGGTGCTTTGGTGCAGCTACTTGGGCTGTGTCCATTATTGGCAGTGTCGAATAATGTCACCAATGCCCTTGGACTGGGGCTGGCAACACTGCTAGTGTTAGTGATGACAAATACCGTAGTGTCGCTATTCCGAAAATGGATCCCACATGATATTCGCATTCCGATTTATGTGATGATTATCGCCACGGCGGTAACCACCATTCAGCTGCTAATGAACGCTTTTGCCTACCCCGTTTATCAATCTTTAGGGATTTTTATCCCGCTGATTGTCACTAACTGTATCGTGATCGGGAGGGCAGAAGCCTTTGCCTCCAAAAATGGCGTGCTACATTCCGCCTTTGACGGATTTGCAATGGGCTTAGGAATGTTGCTCAGTCTTGTCTTACTTGGTACGTTGCGAGAAGTCATCGGTAACGGCACACTATTTGACGGCTTAGATTTGTTACTAGGCGATTGGGCGAAAGGAGCAAAAATCGACTTATTGCATCTTGATTCAGGCTTACTGCTCGCAATTTTGCCTCCAGGGGCATTTATCGGTTTAGGGTTCATTTTAGCGGTGAAAAACCTGATTGATCATCGCAAAAAACGCAAATAA
- a CDS encoding trimeric intracellular cation channel family protein, translating into MINDLFPAFPWSFLFIQDLIGTIVFAISGAIAARQHKMDIFGMFVLAFVTGVGGGTLRDVMIGSTPVFWMKQPIYVLMISIAVILVAILRNQIDRAYWKKGLLIFDAIGLGVFTVIGVQKGIDFGLHPLICIALGGVTGCFGGLIRDILRNEVPIILQKEVYVTASLIGGIIFILFRDAGFESNWIDVATVTTVIAIRMFTIRYNLHLPKV; encoded by the coding sequence ATGATAAACGATCTTTTCCCGGCATTTCCGTGGTCGTTTTTGTTTATCCAAGATCTCATCGGCACCATCGTATTTGCGATTTCGGGGGCGATCGCCGCTCGCCAGCACAAAATGGATATTTTCGGTATGTTTGTGCTGGCATTTGTTACTGGCGTGGGAGGCGGCACTCTGCGAGATGTGATGATCGGCAGCACACCTGTATTCTGGATGAAACAGCCAATTTATGTGCTAATGATCTCTATTGCTGTGATTTTAGTCGCTATTTTGCGTAATCAAATTGACCGTGCTTACTGGAAAAAAGGCTTGTTGATCTTTGATGCGATTGGGCTTGGCGTATTTACCGTAATTGGTGTACAAAAAGGGATCGACTTCGGACTACATCCACTGATTTGCATTGCTCTCGGTGGCGTGACAGGCTGTTTTGGCGGGTTAATTCGCGATATTTTACGCAACGAAGTACCGATTATTTTGCAAAAAGAAGTGTATGTAACTGCAAGCCTTATCGGTGGAATTATTTTTATCCTATTCCGTGATGCTGGTTTTGAAAGCAATTGGATAGATGTCGCAACGGTGACTACCGTAATTGCAATCCGAATGTTCACTATTCGCTATAATTTGCACTTACCTAAAGTCTAA
- the hslO gene encoding Hsp33 family molecular chaperone HslO has translation MNYTQDNDKLYRFLFQNRAVRGEWVRLNNTFTETLNTHHYPKAVQNLLGEMMVATSLLTATLKFDGTITVQIQGDGALKLAVVNGNDQQQFRALARVDGEITDDATLHHMIGNGVLVISIMPNQGERYQGVIGLDKPTISECLEDYFARSEQLATQLVIRVGEFDGQAVAGGTLLQIVPDGTGTPEDFEHLATLTSTIKDEELFGLTAEELLYRLFHEESVEVFPPQNTEFKCGCSRERSGAAIMLLPDDEITDMLAEKNGVIDMQCECCGTQYFFDEKAIEELKANS, from the coding sequence ACACACAAGACAACGACAAACTTTATCGCTTTTTATTCCAAAATCGTGCCGTTCGTGGCGAATGGGTGAGATTAAATAACACTTTTACTGAAACATTGAACACGCACCACTATCCAAAAGCGGTGCAAAATTTGTTGGGCGAAATGATGGTTGCCACCAGTTTGCTCACCGCCACCCTAAAATTCGATGGCACAATCACGGTGCAAATTCAAGGTGATGGGGCATTAAAATTGGCGGTGGTGAATGGTAATGATCAACAACAATTTCGAGCGTTAGCTCGGGTTGACGGCGAGATCACGGATGATGCGACGTTACACCACATGATTGGCAACGGCGTGCTGGTGATTTCGATTATGCCAAATCAAGGCGAACGTTATCAAGGCGTGATTGGCTTGGATAAACCAACGATCAGCGAATGCTTGGAAGACTACTTTGCCCGCTCGGAACAACTTGCCACTCAACTGGTGATTCGTGTTGGCGAATTTGACGGGCAAGCGGTTGCAGGCGGTACATTATTGCAAATCGTGCCAGATGGCACGGGTACGCCGGAAGATTTTGAACATCTCGCTACGCTCACGAGCACCATCAAAGACGAAGAGTTATTTGGCTTAACGGCAGAAGAGTTGCTTTACCGCCTATTCCACGAAGAAAGCGTAGAAGTTTTCCCGCCACAAAATACCGAATTTAAGTGTGGCTGTTCACGGGAACGTTCAGGAGCAGCCATTATGTTGTTGCCAGATGATGAAATCACCGACATGCTTGCTGAGAAAAATGGTGTGATTGATATGCAGTGCGAATGCTGCGGCACACAATATTTCTTTGATGAAAAGGCGATTGAGGAATTAAAGGCAAATAGCTAG
- the dnaQ gene encoding DNA polymerase III subunit epsilon produces the protein MNEQPIQRQVVLDTETTGMNFNGAPHIGHNIIEIGAVEVINRRLTGRTYHVYIKPPRAVDEDAVKVHGITDEMLADKPTFAEIAPEFLEFIKGAELVIHNAPFDVGFIDHEFSFLPEPPPKVAEMCQVTDSLQLARKMYPGKRNNLDALCDRLGIDNSKRVLHGALLDAEILADVFLMMTGGQIALLADEDTETQAVNEEVFIATTAFDASGLVVLPLSEEEAEAHQAYLKLLDKKSKGNCLWKGREQSDTPVVN, from the coding sequence ATGAACGAACAACCAATACAACGCCAAGTGGTGTTGGATACGGAAACCACGGGGATGAACTTCAATGGTGCCCCGCACATTGGACATAACATCATTGAAATCGGGGCGGTAGAGGTGATTAACCGACGTCTCACGGGACGGACTTATCACGTTTATATCAAGCCGCCTAGAGCCGTAGATGAAGATGCTGTGAAGGTTCACGGCATTACCGATGAAATGCTGGCGGATAAACCAACTTTTGCCGAAATTGCCCCTGAATTTTTAGAATTTATCAAAGGGGCAGAATTGGTGATCCATAATGCCCCCTTCGACGTAGGCTTTATCGATCACGAATTTTCTTTCTTACCTGAGCCGCCACCGAAAGTCGCAGAAATGTGCCAAGTGACCGACAGCTTGCAGCTCGCCCGCAAAATGTACCCAGGTAAACGCAATAACCTAGATGCATTGTGCGACCGTTTAGGTATTGATAACAGCAAACGGGTATTACACGGTGCATTGCTGGATGCCGAGATTCTGGCTGACGTTTTCTTAATGATGACGGGCGGGCAGATTGCGTTGTTAGCCGATGAAGATACAGAAACACAAGCGGTTAATGAAGAGGTCTTTATTGCCACAACGGCCTTTGATGCCTCGGGGTTAGTTGTGTTGCCATTGAGTGAAGAAGAAGCGGAAGCTCATCAGGCATATCTAAAACTATTGGATAAAAAATCTAAAGGAAACTGTTTGTGGAAGGGGCGAGAGCAGTCAGATACGCCAGTTGTGAATTAA
- the rsxD gene encoding electron transport complex subunit RsxD — protein sequence MFKMISSPHTHSSNLTANFMLWVIAAMLPALLVQWYFFGYGVLIQIAVAVGLAIGIEIGVAKLRRKPTAFYLADMSGILTALILAMSIPPYSPYWLTLIGIAAALLLAKHVYGGLGQNLFNPAMIGYALLLVSFPLQMTAWLPPLDLLSEPPTFADSFSLIFTGVTTDGFSIHQLISSVDGITSATVLDGAKTTLAKNDFAEAHRLADLLYQHVLLGGWGQLNLAFLLGGILLIYKRIIHWQIPAAMLSTFVILSGMTDIFTHSAWTMPLQLFSGAMMFGAFFIATDPVSASITPKGKLIFGALVGLLVYLIRYFGNYPDGVAFAVLLANICVPLIDHYTQPRLYGTKLGGKG from the coding sequence ATGTTCAAAATGATCAGCTCACCTCATACCCATTCGAGCAATCTCACCGCCAACTTTATGCTGTGGGTGATTGCGGCGATGTTGCCTGCGTTGTTGGTGCAATGGTATTTCTTTGGTTATGGCGTGTTAATACAAATCGCCGTGGCAGTGGGCTTGGCGATTGGAATTGAAATTGGCGTGGCAAAACTTCGCCGAAAACCGACCGCTTTCTACTTAGCAGATATGTCGGGCATTTTGACCGCATTAATTTTAGCGATGTCTATTCCGCCTTATTCACCGTATTGGTTAACGTTAATTGGTATAGCAGCTGCATTGTTGTTAGCAAAGCACGTCTATGGCGGTTTGGGGCAAAATTTGTTCAACCCTGCGATGATCGGCTATGCGTTGCTGTTGGTCTCTTTCCCATTGCAAATGACCGCTTGGTTACCACCGCTTGATCTATTAAGTGAACCACCAACCTTTGCGGATAGCTTTTCACTGATTTTTACGGGTGTCACCACCGATGGCTTTAGCATTCACCAACTGATTAGCAGCGTAGATGGTATTACTTCTGCCACGGTGCTAGATGGTGCGAAAACCACGCTGGCAAAAAACGATTTTGCTGAAGCACATCGTCTTGCAGATCTGCTTTATCAACATGTTTTACTAGGCGGTTGGGGGCAACTCAATCTGGCCTTTTTGCTTGGTGGTATTTTATTGATTTATAAACGCATTATTCACTGGCAAATTCCCGCAGCGATGTTATCAACCTTTGTAATTCTCAGTGGCATGACTGATATTTTCACCCATTCGGCGTGGACAATGCCACTGCAACTATTTAGCGGAGCGATGATGTTCGGAGCATTTTTTATTGCAACAGACCCTGTCTCTGCTTCAATTACACCAAAAGGCAAATTGATTTTCGGAGCCTTAGTAGGACTGCTCGTTTATCTCATTCGCTATTTCGGCAATTACCCTGACGGGGTGGCGTTTGCCGTATTACTGGCAAACATTTGCGTACCGCTGATTGATCACTATACCCAACCACGTTTATACGGCACAAAATTAGGCGGTAAAGGATGA